The Candidatus Bathyarchaeota archaeon region AAGGTCTAACAGGCATATAGATCCAAGCTGACAAAGTGAACGACTGAACTCTGAGGCTTTTAGAATCAGGGATGAGAACATAGCCCTTTTGACCATTGAATTGCAGAGCTTTGCCAGATACCCCCTCAACCCAAAGGGGATCATCAATTAAGGTTCCTGTGTTTCCATTTCTGCTACTATCATATGCTGATGCTCCTGAACCTTCGTCAAACTTCCAGTAGCCAACTAGGTTTGATGTTGGTGAAACAACAGCATCTTCAATTATGAAATAGTCAAATGCCACATTTGCCGCTCTTGCTCTTAAGCCAACTTTGCCATTTTGATATGCGGAATCTGTCCAAGTCAATGTTTGATTAACATCTTGACTTATAAGAGAACCTGTGAAGAAATCATCGCTAACTGTAACCCTCAGAGTATATTCGACACCAGTTTTTATTGTTCCTGCGTTAAATTGAAAGTTCGTAGGAACAACATAACCATGACTTAAAGACCAAAATGCATCAGATGTTCCATAACCTGTGTTTTCTGGCAAATATCTAGTAAATTGTATACAGTCATACTCATCACTAATCTCAAATGCATAGTAAGGATTAATGTCAATGTATCTGAACACAATTCCTGCTCTAAAACCATTATTAGAAAAAGTAAGTTTTGTTTCAACAGTATAATTAGCCAGGCTTGGTGTATTAACCGTAGATATTACATTTTCTACAATTCCTGCTGCTACAATATATTTTCCGCTTGCCTGAGTCCAAGAACCTTGTTGTTGTACCCAATAACTTGGTGAAATATTATCAAAATTATCGAGAAAAAAGGTGGCTGCTGAAGCGTTCAGGGGCATTAAATGATTTACGGAATTTATCAACACTAAAATAGAAATTATTGCTATAATTGAAATTATTTTTTTCTTCATATCTGTCGGTTACTACTTCTTTTTGGATTTGTTTATAAAGATTGTTAAAGTCATCAGGTGACAGTTTTTCCTTCAAACATTCTTAGCAACTAACAAATTTTATTCTGACAGATTAATAAGATTCAAAACTTTTTTTTTCACCTACTTAAATTATAAATTGATTCGCTAATTAGGGCAGATAGATAATTAAGCGCTACAACCTAAACTCCGTTCACTAATACAAATTTCTTATAATTCTCCCATTGACCTGGTTCGAGAGGAATGTGAGAGGAGACGAATCGATTGTCAAATATGAGGTATTGAAGCAAGTTTACAAATAGTAATTATTACTGATGTAAACAGTATAAAGAAATGAGCAAAGGTAAAGCACAATTCTACTATCACTATGAATGCCATTAACTCAATTAAGTTTAAAGGGGGCAAGTCTTATCTAAAGAAGAAGTTGAAACATAACAGGTCAAAAGCTGGTGAGGCAATAAATAATATTTACCAATTACAAAACACCATTGACCTAAATAAGTCAAAACTAAGCCAGAAAGTAAATATTGGGGCTTTCGGCTAGCTTGGTCCAGGCTTGTAGCCTCGGGCGCTATAGACCCCGGTTCAAATCCGGGAAGCCCCACCAATCAATTTAACCTTGGCGTTTAGCTTTAATAGTTGAACAGCTTACCCATAAGGGGGGCAACCCATTGCTCTTTAAGCTCAAAAAGGAACCCCAACTTCAAGTAGATTTAGGCGATTTAGAAGCTGAAAAAGAAAGGTTAACCAGTTTTCTTGAGTCACGCCTCAAAGTTACAGTTTTGCAAGGAAAAAACCGATTAACTGTAGATGGTCAAAAAGTACAGTTATCGGAGCTATTCCATGCAGTAAAAAAATTCATTTATCACAGAGATTTAAACAGTTCACATTGGGCGTCTATAGAAGGCTCAACCGTAAAAATCAACAGGTTCAAAGGTCACGAGAAGAAAAAAGAGAAAACAAAAAAGGATGGGTCTCATCAAACGCTTACCCAAAGCTGGGGGCTCTAAGAAAGCCGAATCTCGCCCGACATCAATCAGAGATTTTTTGCCTTAAATCACCAAATTCTAAAGCCCTTTTAATCAAGCGTTCTAAAACTTCGAAATCTGAATGCTGCACCGTTACCTGTGTCGAGTTTTTGTGGTTGTTGCGTTTGGCTTGGGTTACGTATTTTTCTAGTTCGTCGACGATGCCCTGAGACATTATAGGTTTCCCATCCAGTAGTCGATAGTTGCATTCTAGACAAAACTCAAAGTCAAACTCTAACTTTCGATTCTTAGAGTTACCCTCGCCGAAGTAGCGTAAGTCTGCGGCAAGTTTAGCGGGGTTAACGTCATCGAATTCAACGAATACTACGTGTGTTTTTTTGGTTTGGTGTACATGGTTCAAGCCTACACCTCCATTGGCGATTCTCGACGGAAATGTAACAGTCACCATTTACGGTGTGGTTAAGTAAAAACATTTACAATTTTACCTCTGCCAGAAAATAAAAAACCAATATAATTAAGCAGGCAAAAAAGACCTCACAAGAGTCTTAACGACTCTATAGCTAGATACCCGACCATTAGCAGATTAAAAAAGAACAATGCTGAAATGTTGATTGCACTAAAAACGTTCGAGTTTGCTTTTCTACGAGAATATAATGCACCTGCAATCGCCGCAGCCAGCGGAACAGTAGAAAAAACAGCTATAACCCAAAAATTAATGGACACAGCGGCCACACATAATGCAAAGAAAACAAAAACAGCCAATGCCAACAAGGCGACTACTAAAATTAACTCAAAAACTGCTTGCGCCCCCCACCGCGATCCTACAGTTATCTTGTCACTTTTACGGTCTACCTCTACATCTGGAGCCTCCAAACTCAAGCCAAGCATGAAACCATACAACACAAAAGGCAAAACAAAGTATGCAAACAAAGCATCTAAACCCCCTTGAACAGCCATGTATCCAACAGCAGGAATGGCGAATCCGGTAGTCAACGCGATAGCTACCTCTCCCAACCCCCTTGAGACCAGCCGCAGAGGTTTAGCTGAGTAGAACCAGCCCAGCAAATTCGCGCCCACAGCAATAAGTAACAGTTCGAGGGGCGCTAATTGGGTTGCGACTGCTAAACAAGCCAGCAAAATCGAAGCTGAAAAGCAGATGAGGGCGATTATGCGGACGGTTGGCAGCAGGTTTGGGTGTTGGATGAGGATTCTTTTACCTGAAAAGAATTTTGATGATTGGGTTTGTCGGTCTTGGTTGTAGTCAAAGTAGTCGTTGCTGTAGTGGGTGGATAAGTCGCCGAAAAATACCACAGAATAAAATAATAGTGCAGTTAAGGGGTTGAATGTGCCGCCTCCAGCAACAGCTAAAAGCATGCCCAACGTGAAGGCTAAGAGGCCGCCTAAAACGATGTGAACCCTCACCATATTTAGCAGTTGTATCGCTTCATGTTTTTGCATGCAGTTTTCGCTCTGTATTGATTATTATCGAATAGCTTATTTATTGTCGCTGTTGATAGTGGGGGTGTTGGGGTATAGGTAAGTGGGCGTTAAAGCGTATGTTGATCTCTTGAGGCTTCATTTCTTTTTTGTCTGGCCCGTTCTTTTCTCTGCAGGTCTCTTCTTTGGATTCACTGTAAACGGTGGCTTCAGTTTTCTGCTTGTGTTGCAGGCGATTTTGATTGCTTACTTCGGGTTTGAAGCAGGATTAGTCTTAAACGACATCGTAGACGCAAACTTGGACAAAAAAGAGTTGCCTACCGATAACAAATTAACGAAGTATTGGCGGCCTTTCGGTAGGCGCCCCCTCTCTGAAGGCTTAATTCCTCGGCGTAGTGCAACGGTTTTGTTCGCGGTTTTTGTAGCCATCACAAGCGCCATTATTTTTACGCTTCCATATCCGCACTCTATCTACGTTTTTGTTTTGATGTTCATCTGTTATGGTTTGGAGGTTTTCTACCAAATAAAGAAGCGAAATGAGAAAGTTCCATTTGCACAGATAATTGGGCGGGTGGATTTTGCACTTTTCCTTGTCGCAGGTTATCTCTGCGTGGGCAGCCCCGACCTTTATGCGTTGACGCTGTTTTTGTTCTTCTACCCCCTGGCGCTAGCGCACTTGGGCGTAAATGATCTCGTTGACGTGGCTAACGACCGAGCTAAAGGTATGAAAACGCCACCGACGCTCTACGGCATTAAAGCCACAGCCTATTGGATTCTCGCGTTTACAGTCTTCCATTATGTGACGGCGGCTGTTTTTCTCTACGTACTCGGTAGCCTTGTGGCGCTTGGGGGTTTCGCAGTGAGCTTTGGGCTTTTGGCAGTGGCTAACGCGATGATTTTAAAGGGTGAATCTGTGCAGTCAGCACTCAAAGTACTACCGCTCTTCCACCTCTCCATGCTAATCTATGCTATATCGATAATCGCTAGCTACGTTGTCATGGCTTACCTCTAAAAACAAGTTTGATACTGTCGTTTAAAACACGCCAAGTAGTTTAGACGCAGCTACAGCTGCAGACAGTATGGCAACTAAAAAGATAAGTTTACCTTTGGTGAGCTTTATGCCGCCTTCAGAGTTTTCTTCTTGGGCAAACTCGTACTCGCGTATTTCTTTGGTTTTGGAGTTTATCTGAACTTTAGCGGTTTTCTTCTGGAAAGCCATTTCAACTACGTAGAGTTCGCCGTCTAAAGATACCTTCATCGGTAGCCAACTGCCTCTGTAGCCTAAGCGTTTTAGAAAGTCCCCTGTCATAGCGGTTGCGTTTTCCGCGTCGAACCGCGAGATTTCTGGCGAAACCTCTGTTTGTGGGGCTAGTTCAGTCATGAATGTTCCGCTAAGAATTGAGTGTTAAAATGCTTATTAGGAGTTATGAAGCCAAAAAATGGATTAAAAATCAACATCAGCAAAGAAGTCTACGATGGATGGACCAAACGGTGGTTTTAGCTGTAAATTGTGGGTTATGGCGTGGGGGTTGGGCTGGGTATTATGGGTAGAGTGCTGTTGAAAGTGGAGGTTTGATTCATGATGCTGTCTTGGAGTTTGTCAAGCAACTGCATCTGTGCGCTTTCACCGCTGACGCTGACTTGCACCATTTGCACTCCATACCCGATTACTATACATGCGAAAACCACTGAGGATGTTACCAATAATAATGCTGCTACGGTCGATTCCATTTGAAGCCTTCTCCTTCTCCAAATAGAGTAGGAACTCTGAGCATATAATTGGTTAATTCCTAAGCGGAAACTATTCCGAAAACCGATATATAGTCAAAAAATGTGGGTTTCCGATTACTTCGGGGCTGCTTCTGCCGTGGTAGAAGCGGAAGCTGAGGGTGCTGCCTGTTGAGGTTGAGCCTGTGGCTGCGCTGGAGCAGGGGCTGCAGGTGCCGCAGGTTGAGCTTGGGGTGACTGTTGTGTTTGAGACTGAACAGTTGCAGCTGGAGATGCAGCTGGTTGTGCCTCAGTTTTTTCTGCGGGTGCTTGAGTTGTTGTGTTGTTTGCGAGTATCTGGATTTTTTCCGCCATAGGATGGAGTAGATCAGGCGGCGGGTAGGGTGTGTTTAGGTTGGAGGAGAGCATATAGATGGAGTTGAAAACATGCTGGTAGATGGTGAAGAGGATTTGGGGGATCTTGGTTTTTGGGTTGACTTCAAGTTTCTTTCTGATGTCTTCACCTTTACCCATCAGAATTACTGTGCCGCTTGTGGAGTATTTGACGACGTTGGGTTTTGTTGAAATTAGTAGTTGAAAACCCAATGTAACTTGGTTGTTGTCTTTCTTTTGTTCTTCAAGTTTAGCGTTCACGTCAAAAAATAGTTCTTCTGACCCTGCAGTGAGTCCGCTTCGTTCAGCCTGTAGGCTATTAATACTTATCGAAACGGTGACTCCTGAGACGGAATACTGCGGGTTTACGGTTGATTCCTCTTACTTCATGTTGGTTTTTTGGTATTTAACTTTTGTATGAAGCACCCTTCAGTCGCCACTTGGGAAGCGGCGACATCTGGTGCTACGTGGTCGCGGGGATGCTGAAGTATGCTGGCACGGAAAGCTCAGTCATAAACTTGAAAGCATCATCTCCCTTAACGTTAGCTTTCTGTTTTAGCACAATTTTTTTAGGAACATCTTCCTCGAGGTAAACGATGTAGTTAACGGTTTGCCCAAGCCCCAGCCGTGTAAGCTGCTGCACTGTGCCCTTAAATTTCTCGTATTCTTGGATTTTAGCTTTAATTTTCTCTATGGCTTCAAAAAGAATCTCGGTTTGTCCCTGCTCAGTGAAAGATATAGCTACATCGCCTGTTTGTATCCATGTGGTTTCTTCCTGTGCACCTTTTCCGCCTTTGCCGCCTTTTTTAGATTTGTCGGTTTCAGCGGGCTTTTTAGCTTGGCTTTTTAGGGTTTTTTGCAGTGCCGCGGATTTCTGGAACCATTCTTCGCCTTTATGTTTGCTCTCTGCGTCTCTGAGTACTGAACCGAGCCATTGACTGTAGTCTTCGAAAAGCGCCTTGTACTGACTGGTTTGGGTGGCTACGAATTCTGTGATGTCTTTGAGTGAGGTAAACGTGCGAATTTCAGTTCCCAAATATCCATTACTCCAGTTAGCGATCTTGATGGTTAGCTATGTGAACGATACAGAATGCCTGTTTATCGAATAAGAGGATTTGTCCATCACACAAGCGACATACTTTTTGCGGTTAGCGGTTGCGGGCTTTATCGTAAGCGTTTGAGATGGCTTCGCTGGTTAAAACCCCAACTACTTTGTCAGGATTATCTCTTTGGACTACGGGGAGGATGTTGAGTTTTTCGCGCAGAATCACCTTGTTTGCTTCAAGGATAGACTCGTCCTCGTAAACCGTGATTTTCTTAAGCGGCATCTGCTCCACATACAACAAGTCTCGGTCTCCGTTGCTAACTTTCATGAGTTCAGCCCAAGTGACCATACCCAAGAATACCCCGTCTTTTTCCACCAAAGCGTCGTGGTAGCGATTCTTAAACATGACTTCTAAGGCTTCAGTAAGGGTTTGCTGGGGGGAAACAAAGCCGACTTCACAGTGCATAACATCTTTGACTCTTACTCCTGCCAGTTTGGTGGATATGATGGTTTGTTCGCCTTCTTCGCTGGCTCCAATGTAAACGAACAAGCCGACCAAAATAAGCAGAAAATTGTAGATGAAACCGACGATAACCATAACAAATCCCAGTATTCTGCCCAGCGTCACGGCATAGCGGGTTGCATCAGAGTACTTCATGCGTTCAGCCAGGACCGCGCGGAACACTCTGCCGCCATCCATGGGGAACGCGGGAATCAGGTTGAATAAACCTAAGAGGATGTTTAGGATGGCGAGGTCAAAGATGATGTTGCCTGTACCCGCAGAGAAAGCAAGCAGTAAAGGCAGCAGATTCGGGGTAAAAATTGAGCTTACCCCGAGTAATGCGAATCCTAAAACAAGGCTTGTTAGTGGTCCTGCAAAAGCCATGCGCCACTCTTGGGCGGGGTTGTCGGGGATTTCTTCGATTTCTGAGACGCCGCCGATGGGGTAGAGCACGATTTTTCGCACCTTTATGCCGTAGCGTCGAGCGACCACCGAGTGGGCAAGTTCATGGAAGAAGACGAAAACAAACAAGAAAACAACGATGAAAAACGTGTAGAATGAACTTCCAACTGAGTAGAATGGCAGGTTGAGCAGGGACAACACGAAAACTGCCAAAATCAGCAGTATGAACGTGAAGTGTAACTCGATGGGTATGCCCCATGCGGAGCCTATCTTAAAAGAGTACCGCATAGAGATAAATGCCTGCGGATGGCTTTTTAAATTTTCGATGAACTAAAAGCCGCTTAAACCCCTGAAAAATCGCCGTTACCGTTACATTCCGTAAAATATACAAAGAGCAAAACTACACTTGCTAAGTATACAGATTGGAGAAAGGGGAAAAATGAATAGAAATTTCTTTTTAGGATTAATTATCGTCATAATTATCGGCTGCGCATCAGGCATAGCTTTACTTAATTCCTCAATTTCAAAACCCGCAGTCACACCACGCGAACTTGACTTCACAGTCAGCGGCAAAAACGACTGCCTACGATTCCTCAACAGCAGCATATCAACCGTTTACATCCCACTTGCCACAGGCGCTAACGAGCAGTGGAAACTCACCATAAACGCAACAAAAATGGCAGGCGGCTCCAACGCATGGGTTGACCTCTACATATACAAGGGCTACTGGGATGGCGGCTTCAACTTTACCTGCAAATCCAAAGATATCTACCCCATCCTCGGCGACATCGAAAGCGCTGACGCACAAGTCAAAGGCAGCGAACCCTACACCAAAATCTTCGGCGGAGAAACACCTGAAAGCTACACACTGTTCTTCATCTTCCCACCAGGCGGGCAATCAACCTTCCACGTAACCTACAAACCAGCGTAGACGACTACCTGCCCACTTTTTCTGCTTTGGTTTCACATGTTTTCTTGTCGGATAAGGCGCGGTCAGCCAGCGCCTTACATTTTTTCTCTTCGTATAACTTAGCTTCAGCATCGAAATTTTTTCCTGCCAAAATAAAGCACTCTTTAGCATGCATTTTCGCCAAGACTAAGTCTTTAGTTGAAGAGTTCAACCCAGCTTCAGCCAGCTTTGTTTCTCCTAATTGTTGGTTACTTACCCC contains the following coding sequences:
- a CDS encoding prenyltransferase; this encodes MQKHEAIQLLNMVRVHIVLGGLLAFTLGMLLAVAGGGTFNPLTALLFYSVVFFGDLSTHYSNDYFDYNQDRQTQSSKFFSGKRILIQHPNLLPTVRIIALICFSASILLACLAVATQLAPLELLLIAVGANLLGWFYSAKPLRLVSRGLGEVAIALTTGFAIPAVGYMAVQGGLDALFAYFVLPFVLYGFMLGLSLEAPDVEVDRKSDKITVGSRWGAQAVFELILVVALLALAVFVFFALCVAAVSINFWVIAVFSTVPLAAAIAGALYSRRKANSNVFSAINISALFFFNLLMVGYLAIESLRLL
- a CDS encoding UbiA family prenyltransferase → MGVKAYVDLLRLHFFFVWPVLFSAGLFFGFTVNGGFSFLLVLQAILIAYFGFEAGLVLNDIVDANLDKKELPTDNKLTKYWRPFGRRPLSEGLIPRRSATVLFAVFVAITSAIIFTLPYPHSIYVFVLMFICYGLEVFYQIKKRNEKVPFAQIIGRVDFALFLVAGYLCVGSPDLYALTLFLFFYPLALAHLGVNDLVDVANDRAKGMKTPPTLYGIKATAYWILAFTVFHYVTAAVFLYVLGSLVALGGFAVSFGLLAVANAMILKGESVQSALKVLPLFHLSMLIYAISIIASYVVMAYL
- a CDS encoding site-2 protease family protein; translated protein: MRYSFKIGSAWGIPIELHFTFILLILAVFVLSLLNLPFYSVGSSFYTFFIVVFLFVFVFFHELAHSVVARRYGIKVRKIVLYPIGGVSEIEEIPDNPAQEWRMAFAGPLTSLVLGFALLGVSSIFTPNLLPLLLAFSAGTGNIIFDLAILNILLGLFNLIPAFPMDGGRVFRAVLAERMKYSDATRYAVTLGRILGFVMVIVGFIYNFLLILVGLFVYIGASEEGEQTIISTKLAGVRVKDVMHCEVGFVSPQQTLTEALEVMFKNRYHDALVEKDGVFLGMVTWAELMKVSNGDRDLLYVEQMPLKKITVYEDESILEANKVILREKLNILPVVQRDNPDKVVGVLTSEAISNAYDKARNR